A stretch of Mya arenaria isolate MELC-2E11 chromosome 14, ASM2691426v1 DNA encodes these proteins:
- the LOC128218520 gene encoding salivary glue protein Sgs-3-like isoform X2: protein MGFVNILLLAVLACRVSAEVNRACDTTNLCPGGFVCEQDLCKIGASGTCTIQQTTPATTTTATAPPDATTTAGVNPTTTVPAATTGGNTQTTTQPAPSVTVPDTTTQPAPSTTVPDTTTKPAPSTTITDTTTQPAPSTTVPDTTTQSAPSTTVPDTTTQPAPSTTVPDTTTYDVTNPPETTQEEITTTVLRKKRETSSTEECVSNASCLPVEGGQLTCACNAGYYANNGGFCEDSAAGSNHKASVWVALGAVILLLIK from the exons ATGGGATTTGTGAACATTCTGCTGCTTGCTGTGTTGGCGTGTAGAGTTTCTGCAGAAG TGAACAGGGCCTGCGATACAACGAACCTTTGTCCGGGCGGGTTTGTCTGTGAACAGGATCTGTGTAAAATAG GTGCGTCAGGGACCTGCACGATACAGCAGACGACCCCCGCAAcgacaacaacagcaacagctCCGCCAGATGCAACAACAACTGCAGGCGTAAACCCGACGACAACCGTGCCAGCAGCAACGACGGGGGGTAACACACAAACTACAACACAACCCGCTCCTTCAGTCACTGTACCAGACACGACAACACAACCCGCTCCTTCAACCACTGTACCAGACACGACAACAAAACCCGCTCCTTCAACCACTATAACAGACACGACAACACAACCCGCTCCTTCAACCACTGTACCAGACACGACAACACAATCCGCTCCTTCAACCACTGTACCAGACACGACAACACAACCCGCTCCTTCAACCACTGTACCAGACACGACAACATATGATGTAACAAACCCACCTGAAACCACTCAAGAAGAAATTACTACGACTGTTCTTCGGAAAAAGAGAGAAACATCTAGTACAGAAGAGTGTGTGTCCAATGCAAGCTGTCTTCCTGTCGAGGGTGGACAATTGACATGTGCCTGTAATGCAGGGTACTACGCCAACAATGGCGGGTTTTGCGAAG ATAGCGCAGCCGGTTCCAACCACAAGGCCAGTGTTTGGGTTGCCCTTGGAGCTGTCATCCTGCTGCTGATAAAATGA
- the LOC128218520 gene encoding salivary glue protein Sgs-3-like isoform X1, whose protein sequence is MLIFNNSVLSDKMGFVNILLLAVLACRVSAEVNRACDTTNLCPGGFVCEQDLCKIGASGTCTIQQTTPATTTTATAPPDATTTAGVNPTTTVPAATTGGNTQTTTQPAPSVTVPDTTTQPAPSTTVPDTTTKPAPSTTITDTTTQPAPSTTVPDTTTQSAPSTTVPDTTTQPAPSTTVPDTTTYDVTNPPETTQEEITTTVLRKKRETSSTEECVSNASCLPVEGGQLTCACNAGYYANNGGFCEDSAAGSNHKASVWVALGAVILLLIK, encoded by the exons ATGCTAATTTTCAATAATTCTGTACTATCAGATAAAATGGGATTTGTGAACATTCTGCTGCTTGCTGTGTTGGCGTGTAGAGTTTCTGCAGAAG TGAACAGGGCCTGCGATACAACGAACCTTTGTCCGGGCGGGTTTGTCTGTGAACAGGATCTGTGTAAAATAG GTGCGTCAGGGACCTGCACGATACAGCAGACGACCCCCGCAAcgacaacaacagcaacagctCCGCCAGATGCAACAACAACTGCAGGCGTAAACCCGACGACAACCGTGCCAGCAGCAACGACGGGGGGTAACACACAAACTACAACACAACCCGCTCCTTCAGTCACTGTACCAGACACGACAACACAACCCGCTCCTTCAACCACTGTACCAGACACGACAACAAAACCCGCTCCTTCAACCACTATAACAGACACGACAACACAACCCGCTCCTTCAACCACTGTACCAGACACGACAACACAATCCGCTCCTTCAACCACTGTACCAGACACGACAACACAACCCGCTCCTTCAACCACTGTACCAGACACGACAACATATGATGTAACAAACCCACCTGAAACCACTCAAGAAGAAATTACTACGACTGTTCTTCGGAAAAAGAGAGAAACATCTAGTACAGAAGAGTGTGTGTCCAATGCAAGCTGTCTTCCTGTCGAGGGTGGACAATTGACATGTGCCTGTAATGCAGGGTACTACGCCAACAATGGCGGGTTTTGCGAAG ATAGCGCAGCCGGTTCCAACCACAAGGCCAGTGTTTGGGTTGCCCTTGGAGCTGTCATCCTGCTGCTGATAAAATGA
- the LOC128216331 gene encoding uncharacterized protein LOC128216331 yields MICYIVSLQNVLCVNYLDDFGGADVPSRAHHSFRALSDTLHRVGVQENVKKASEPSPIMVFLGVLLDSDRLELRITPERLEEIRSLLSRWMKKRSASKRDLQSLLGKLQFIGKCVKPSRVFISRILVLLRGLKNNDQKVKLGNEFRKDIKWWISFVHIYNGVSMMKTSQWSTVDQVFSSDACLSGCGAINQCGEFFHKTFPKCVLEACSNIAQFECISVVVALKLWSVKWQGLKISIFCDNQAVCSVLNSGRTKDPILQKCLREVAYLACSREFELRAVHLSSASNRLADLLSRWHLDRSYAELFAHEALLNGYTEINVDDSMFILEND; encoded by the coding sequence ATGATCTGTTATATTGTATCTTTGCAAAATGTACTGTGTGTAAATTATTTAGATGATTTCGGTGGTGCTGACGTACCCTCTCGTGCGCATCACTCTTTCCGTGCTTTGTCGGATACGTTGCACCGTGTTGGTGTGCAGGAGAACGTTAAGAAGGCCAGTGAACCCTCGCCCATCATGGTTTTTCTCGGTGTACTTCTGGATTCAGATCGTTTGGAGTTACGGATTACTCCGGAGCGCTTGGAGGAAATTCGTTCTCTACTTTCAAGATGGATGAAGAAAAGATCGGCCTCAAAAAGGGATTTGCAGTCACTTCTTGGAAAActtcagtttattggcaaatgtGTGAAACCAAGCCGTGTGTTCATATCGCGTATATTAGTGCTGCTACGtggtttgaaaaataatgatcaaaAAGTGAAGTTGGGTAATGAATTTAGGAAAGATATCAAGTGGTGGATCAGTTTTGTTCATATCTATAATGGTGTGTCCATGATGAAAACCAGTCAATGGTCTACTGTTGATCAAGTGTTCTCATCAGATGCTTGTCTTTCTGGATGTGGAGCTATCAATCAGTGTGGTGAATTCTTTCATAAAACGTTTCCCAAATGTGTGCTTGAAGCGTGCTCAAATATAGCTCAGTTTGAGTGTATCAGTGTTGTAGTCGCTTTAAAGTTGTGGTCTGTGAAATGGCAGGGGTTGAAAATATCCATTTTTTGTGACAATCAAGCAGTTTGCTCTGTTTTGAATTCTGGGAGAACCAAGGATCCAATCTTACAGAAGTGCCTTCGCGAGGTAGCATACTTGGCATGCTCTCGCGAGTTCGAGCTTCGAGCAGTGCATCTGTCCTCGGCCAGCAACAGACTTGCAGACTTACTCAGTCGCTGGCATTTAGATCGTTCTTACGCAGAACTATTTGCGCACGAGGCGCTTCTGAATGGATATACGGAGATAAATGTggatgattcaatgtttatctTAGAAAACGATTGA